TAATAAAAATTTAGAAGCAATTTAAATTGGGCGTGTTTTTACCGGGAATACAAACCAACTCAAGAAATGCTATTCTTGAAACGTATGGAGATTGCGCATTGTTTTTTGGTGTAAAAAAGTGGAGAGTTATTTAAGGTAGATCTCGAACAAAAATTTTCTAGCTGTTAATCAGGTTTATGCGTTTAAAGAGCAAAAAAAATTGATATTTTTTTGATTAAAACTTTGGTGTATTCAAAAAAGACACTACATTTGCATTCCCAAAACAAACAAAAAAGCTTTTTAACAAGCTCGTTTGCAGGAGGTACCATAGCTCAGTTGGTAGAGCAAAGGACTGAAAATCCTTGTGTCACTGGTTCGAATCCAGTTGGTACCACATAAAGCCTTTCTAATTAACGTTAGAAGGGTTTTTTTATGCACTTTTGTGTAAAAAACAACCAAAGCCCCAAAATCCGAAAAAACAGTTCTAGCGAGGTTCTACAGATTTTTTGTTGAATCCGGCGCATGGAGTGGCACAGTGGGACCAGGAGACATACCATGTTGCCGGATCCTTCTTCGCTCAGTCATATTATTTACGGGTGGGACAGATATGCCATCTGAAGCCCTGTGCGGTAAGCGGCCCTGCTAAGGCCGGGTAAGGAAAGCTGGGTGCGGAAAGGTACCGCAAGCCTGCGAGGAGAGCTTTCCGCATTCGGCTTCCGCGCCATGCGGTCCGGCAGCGATTGGATAGTGTGTTTGCACAGCCGGACGGCAAAGGGAGATACCTATAATGGGCGGGCAATCACAAAAGAGTCTGCGCCAGGGGGAAACTCACCAGGCATGCGACCGGACACCGGCCTGGCGCGATTAGGCCTGAAGGCGTAAGAGGGAGAATGCCGCCCGGGTGCTCCGATGAGTTGAATTACTTCCGTCAATCCTGTTTATGGCAACACCTTGTTAGTGGCATGTGACTTTTGTCGGCCGTGTTTAATTCATTCCTTCCCTGTTATATCTACCTTTATATTCCAAAGGCGATATTCCCGTTATTTTCCTAAAAACTTTCCGAAATGCCTTTACGTCTGAATAACCCGCTTCGTACATTACTTCATTAACCGTTTTGCGGCTGGTTTCAAATGATTTTTTTGCCATTTCAATCTTTACCCGCTGAGCATATTCAAGCGGTGTATTTCCTGTAGCCTTGATAAATCTCCTGTCGAAATTTCTCCTGCCTGTGGCAAATTTTGAACACAGATCTTCAATCGAAAGTTTTTCATCAAGGTTGCTTTCAATATAAGCCTGTGCCTCTTTCACCATTTCATCGCCGTGCAGCTTCTGTCCCTTGAATATGATAAACGGCGACTGGCTTTGTCTGTCCATTTCTATCTGAAATTCTTTGGAACAAAAAATGGCCGTTTGCCTATCAAAATATTTCTCAATAAGGTAAATGAGGAGATTGAGAAAAGAATAGGCGCCACCATTTGTATAAATGCCATTTTCATCTGTAATCAATTTGTCCGTTTGCAGGTTTACTTCCGGAAACATTGTTCTGAAAGTATCCGCATCAGACCAATGTGTAGAGCAGGCTCTTCCGTTCAGCAAGCCGGAGGAGGCCAATAAAAATGCACCAGTGCACATAGTAGCTATTTCAGCTCCATTTTTATATTGCTTTTTCGCCCAGTCCATCATCAGTTTATTTTGTTTGATCGCCTTTTGAAAATTATGGATCAAGGCCGGAATAACGATGAGGTTCGTCTGATCAATAGCAGCAATATGGGTATGTGGTTGCACAGCGAACAGGCGACCATACAGATCCACTTTGGGGGAAACACCCACCAGTTGAATTTTAAATAAGTCCCTTCCGTCATTTTCCTTCCAATAAGCGTTGGCCCGGGTAAATATTTGATAAGCACCTACTATGGTGCTGAGATTAACTTCTCCATCAGGAACCAGAATGGTAATATGTTTCATCGTTTTTTTCACAGATATAGAATTTATGTTTGTCCAAATCAGCCCCTTTAAAAGTCTATTTAGCACCCCATAAAAGTAATATTTAGACCTGATATTTGCTTTATAAAATTTACAGCTATGCCAGATATTCGTCACAGATTAAAAATTGAAGCTTCCGCCGAAAAAATATACAATGCAATCACTACTGAAAAGGGATTGTCGGGATGGTGGACTGAAAACACAACTGCAAAGCCGGAATTGAACACTATTGCCCGTTTTGCTTTTGACAATAAATACTTCAAAGAAATGAAAATTACGGAGCTGACGCCTTTGAAGCGGGTTACATGGCTTTGTCTGGAGGGTTATGCATCCTGGATAGGCACTACCATTTCTTTTGAGATCGAACCGGGTGATAATGGATGCGTGTTATCTTTTCAGCATAATGGCTGGAAGGCGTATTCAGAAGGGTTTGCTGTTTGCACATACGACTGGGCCATGTTTCTCAGAAGCCTGAGATTGCTTTGTGAAACCGGAAAGGGATTGCCCTGGCCACACAATAATGAATTGGCAAATACTGACCGGGGCAATCAAACAAAAATAAACTGACATGAGAAAATTGATCGCTGCAATGAAAATGTCTCTTGATAATAAGATCGCGGGACCCAACGGTGACCCGGATTGGATAGCAGCCTGGTCTGAAGACTACGGCCTGACACCGCAGATAGATGCCTGCCTGCTTGGCGGAACAATGTACAACGAAAGCGGCTACGAGGAGTATTGGACCGCCATACAACAAAATGAACCGGGTAACCGCCTCTCCATGACCGGCAGGGTGCCGACGCCCGGTGAAATTGAATGGGCCCGCTTTGCCGCAAAGACACCGCATTATGTGCTGTCGACTACGCTTGATTCCGCTCTATGGCCTAATACGAACTTTATACGTAGCTTGGATGAAGTTGCTGCCCTGAAGCATCAGCCCGGCAAGGATATTTATCTTATTGGGGGTGCCCAGACGGTAGCAAACTTAATTGAAGCGGGACTGGTGGATGAGATCCGCCTATTGGTGTATCCGCTCATTGCAGGCGAAGGGAAAGCGCTTTTTGCAAAGATGGAACACCTTAACGAGCTGAAACTACTGAAGGTTGAACAACTTAAAGATGGACGTGCAAGTTTGACCTATAGGATACTGCCCAAAGGAGTTAACTGATTGCTGTGCACTTTAAGCCCAATCCCTGTTTTGCTGAATTGAATGATGCAGAAGGACTAAAATTCATCTGTCCAAATCGACCTTCTAAACATTCTCCTTACAGGTGACAATTGGTCTGTTTCTTTATGAAATAATTTTGATAACGCTAAAAAAAGTAAAATTACGTAAGCTAAAATTTCACAACCACCATATATATAGATCAAACTCCGGAAGAAGTATTTCATATTGTCAATAATGTTCGCGGATGGTGGTCTAACAATATCGAAGGTGGGCCTGATGCTGCATTGGTTGGAAAATGGAAACTGCCCAAAAAATAGTTCTAGCCGTACCTCAATCGTTATGGGCCAGTTAGCCAAGAGCTGCTGTTGACGTCTTGCACAAAGTCTTATAAATACCCGTTAGTGGACAGTTCATCGTGGGCTTTACAAGTGTCGGGTTGTGCGGTCGCCAAACATTGCCTGTAACGGTTCGGGGCTTTGCGAGGGCGGGGGAATCGAAGCACAAATCTTCAATTTTGCACGAAAGTTCAATAGAAATACAACTGTTGAACTTTGCAGTTTCGCCCCACTATTGCAAAACCTTTAGTTGTAGCCACATTTCGTCCGTTTAATTTTTGACCGTCTATTTTTCGGCAAGTTTCTTTGCTTGACCTACCCAATTCGGTGCATTGTCAATAGTCTGTCTAAGGAACAAGTTAAACTGTGCGGAATGATGTTGAATATGTCTCATATTATACAACAAAATTTCAAGTAAAGAATAGTTTTTGCGTTCGTTAATCCAACGGTCGTTCATTCTGTTTGGTGTTAGTTCGCTAATAAGCCGATTTGCTTTCAGCCGGCAATGTTCCAAGTAGATAAGAACCTCTGGCTTTGTGTAAGTTCTTTCCGGTTTTTTACCTGTAGGGTCAAATTCTGAAAAAGTAAAAGGTTTCGGTGGCTCAAATTTATGAGGTTCTGTCGATAAGTAATAGTCTGTCCAAAAAATGCAATGGAAAGATAGATACCAAAAGTCTAATTCTGTTTCCCAATGTTCGTCAGGACACATATTGATTGCATTTTCGAGCATATCGAGGCTTGCTCCAAATTGTGTCCAAATTGCGTCTGTTATCGATGTTGAATTCTCCATATTTTTTCTCAATTTGTCGTTATGTTAGTCGGTAAGTGGTTACAGCTAACGGTCAAGTATAAGCGTAGTGCGGGACTTCGGAGCTATTCACTTTACGCCTACCGCAAAGTTTCTTAGGAGCAAAAGTGCTCAATTTTAGCGTACAGCATGCATTACGCTTATACAATGTTGGGCTCAGGTTTTTTTATTCGTTTCTGTTTTTAAATCTGCTATTGTTTTTAGATTTATTTTGTTTGAAACGTCAGGCTGGTGGAAAGGAAGGCGAGGGTGGTGTCGCCAAAGTGAGCAGGTTGCCGTCAGGGTCACGAACTTGTGCCAGTGTCGAATAATCACCCTGAATGTCGTCCCCGATTACGATGCCAAGGCCCTGTAGTCTATTGCGTTCGGCAACGACATCTTCAACGTAAAGGAACATCACGCCTTTGCCTGCAATCTCTTTGTCGGTGGAAAGAGCCAATCCACTTTGGTCAAATAGCTCCCATTGAACTAACGTGTCCATCGGACGGTTATCCGGCCCACGGCCAAGTAGCTTAGTATACCAATCTTCGGCCATTGCAAGGTCTGTAGTGAGTAATGAAGTGTAGATTCTCTGAAGTTTCATAATATCAAATTTTTAGAGGTTTATTTAACAATTTGTTATTAATGTATCAAAAATAGTCCTTTTTCTGACAAACATTCTATTAGGTCAACTTGCGCCCAACTCGTAAATATGCGCATAACCTTTTAGGAAACAAGTATAGCAATATTCTTTGGTTTGTCTGTACAACTGTCTGTTTTTTAATCCGTTACTTAGGAGCCTATCCCATCTGTTCCATTGCGCATTCTGTATAACTTTTCTGGGTATGCTATGATGGTAATACAAAATGCGCAATGTGGGGAAGCAACGATTCTCAGGCCTTTTGCCTGGTCTGCTACATAAATCCATCACAGATGCAAAAACAGGGTTCGAGATCCTTGCCCATCTGTTCCGTGCGGGTTTATTTAAAATTCCTCCCCTTGTAAAATACTGTCTTGTCCTGAAATAGCTTTGACAGATTATTAAATATTAAAGTGTGATGGAAATCACACTTTTTTTGTGCGTTAGCTCCTCGCAGGGAAAAGGGGCACACAGTAAATTTGCTTTATAAATTATTCATTGACAACTAAATATTTATAAA
This Olivibacter sp. SDN3 DNA region includes the following protein-coding sequences:
- a CDS encoding GlxA family transcriptional regulator; amino-acid sequence: MKHITILVPDGEVNLSTIVGAYQIFTRANAYWKENDGRDLFKIQLVGVSPKVDLYGRLFAVQPHTHIAAIDQTNLIVIPALIHNFQKAIKQNKLMMDWAKKQYKNGAEIATMCTGAFLLASSGLLNGRACSTHWSDADTFRTMFPEVNLQTDKLITDENGIYTNGGAYSFLNLLIYLIEKYFDRQTAIFCSKEFQIEMDRQSQSPFIIFKGQKLHGDEMVKEAQAYIESNLDEKLSIEDLCSKFATGRRNFDRRFIKATGNTPLEYAQRVKIEMAKKSFETSRKTVNEVMYEAGYSDVKAFRKVFRKITGISPLEYKGRYNREGMN
- a CDS encoding SRPBCC domain-containing protein — translated: MPDIRHRLKIEASAEKIYNAITTEKGLSGWWTENTTAKPELNTIARFAFDNKYFKEMKITELTPLKRVTWLCLEGYASWIGTTISFEIEPGDNGCVLSFQHNGWKAYSEGFAVCTYDWAMFLRSLRLLCETGKGLPWPHNNELANTDRGNQTKIN
- a CDS encoding dihydrofolate reductase family protein — encoded protein: MRKLIAAMKMSLDNKIAGPNGDPDWIAAWSEDYGLTPQIDACLLGGTMYNESGYEEYWTAIQQNEPGNRLSMTGRVPTPGEIEWARFAAKTPHYVLSTTLDSALWPNTNFIRSLDEVAALKHQPGKDIYLIGGAQTVANLIEAGLVDEIRLLVYPLIAGEGKALFAKMEHLNELKLLKVEQLKDGRASLTYRILPKGVN
- a CDS encoding DinB family protein, which produces MENSTSITDAIWTQFGASLDMLENAINMCPDEHWETELDFWYLSFHCIFWTDYYLSTEPHKFEPPKPFTFSEFDPTGKKPERTYTKPEVLIYLEHCRLKANRLISELTPNRMNDRWINERKNYSLLEILLYNMRHIQHHSAQFNLFLRQTIDNAPNWVGQAKKLAEK
- a CDS encoding VOC family protein: MKLQRIYTSLLTTDLAMAEDWYTKLLGRGPDNRPMDTLVQWELFDQSGLALSTDKEIAGKGVMFLYVEDVVAERNRLQGLGIVIGDDIQGDYSTLAQVRDPDGNLLTLATPPSPSFPPA